The DNA segment GAGATGATAAAAAGTTTTTTTCTTAAACCCTTGGCAGTTCGCAACAAAAGTTAATATAATCGGAGCAGTCCCAACGATGAGTATTTATTACTAGGTTTCATGGATAGCTTACAGATACCTTGGCTGACTGCGGCGATCGCCCTACCCCTCATAGCAGCCTTTGCCATTCCCTTTATCCCCGACAAAGACGGCAAGACAGTCCGTTGGTATACCCTTAGTGTTGCCCTCACGGACTTTATGCTGCTCATTACCGCTTTCTGGAATAACTACAGCCTTCAGGATACGGATTTTCAACTCACCGAAAAATTGGCTTGGATTCCCCAGCTGGGCTTGAATTGGTCTTTAGGCGTTGACGGTTTGTCAATGCCTTTGATCGTTTTAGCCACTCTAATTACCACCTTGGCGATTTTGGCATCGTGGAACGTCACGAAGAAGCCCAAGCTATTCGCCTTTTTAATGCTTGTCCTTTTAAGCGCACAAATTGGTGTCTTTGCCGTACAGGATGTTCTCCTATTCTTCATCATGTGGGAATTGGAGCTTGTACCTGTTTACCTCCTGATTTCCATTTGGGGTGGTAAAAAACGTCTTTATGCCGCAACCAAATTTATTCTCTACACAGCATTTGGTTCTGTATTTATCCTTGCCGCAGCGTTAGCACTGGCTTTCTACGGCGACAATGTGACCTTCGACATGCAAGAGTTGGGCATGAAGGACTATCCAGTTCTGGTGGAGACCCTCGCTTATGTGGGCTTCCTAATCGGTTTTGGTTTAAAGTTACCGATTTTCCCACTGCATACTTGGTTGCCTGATGCCCATAGTGAGGCTTCTGCGCCTGTTTCGATGATTTTGGCAGGTGTGCTCTTGAAGATGGGTGGCTATGGTCTCATCCGTTTCAATATGGAGATGTTGCCCGATGCCCACATTAAGTTTGCGCCGCTTCTAATCATTCTCGGTATTGTCAATATCGTTTATGGTGCATTGACTGCTTTTGGTCAAACCAATCTCAAGCGTCGTCTGGCTTCTTCGTCTATTTCTCACATGGGTTTTGTGCTCATTGGTATTGCCTCTTTTACTGATTTGGGGATGAATGGTGCGGTGTTGCAAATGCTTTCCCATGGTTTCATTGCGGCGGCGTTATTTTTCCTCTCTGGTGTTACCTATGAGCGGACTCACACGTTGATGATGGATGAGATGAATGGTATTGGAAAATTAATGCCGAAGACGTTTGCTATGTTTACGGCGGCGGCGATGGCTTCTCTGGCGTTGCCGGGTATGAGTGGTTTTGTCAGTGAGCTAACGATTTTCCTTGGTCTTAGTGAAAGTGATGCTTATAGTTCTGGTTTTAAGGTTATTGCGGTTTTCCTCACGGCTGTGGGTGTGATTTTAACGCCCATTTATTTGCTCTCGATGCTACGGGAAATCTTCTATGGCGATCGCCCTGAGGAGCTGAAGGCGACTCCTGCTCAAGCTGATGCCAAACCCCGCGAAGTCTTTATTGCGGTTTGCTTGATTGCGCCTATTATTGCCATTGGTCTTTATCCGAAGTTGGCGACTCGCACCTACGACACAAAGGTTGTTGAGGTTGCTAGTAAGGTGCGCTCTGCGCTTCCGGTCTATGCGGAAAAAGCTACTGAGAATCAGGGTTTACAGGCAGCAAATAATGTTTTTGAATCGATGCACACGCCGGCATTGATTGCGCCCAGTTTGCCAAATTCCTAGGGTCTAACGGCTATCCAAAGTTTGAATAAGTAAAGTAAGTAAATTTAAGGGTCCTGCGGGGCTCTTTTTTTTGGGGAGATATTTTTTAATTTCGTGATTAATCACTCGTGATTTAGGCGATCGCCGCCACTCTAAACGAAACGCGCTCCTTTAATGCGACAGCCGAGACCGCCTCGTTCTTGGAGACTTTTATGGGTAAGCTGCCGTGGTGAAAAAATCACATCGGTAACGACTTGCCATGTTTCGACCATGAGTTTTCGGAAACGTATTTCTTGCTCTGGCGCTGCACCATTGGTGATGTAATAGGCATTGCCATCTTTGCCTGTAATAAATTCGCCATTGCAAAAATTATAAAAAACGCCATTAACTAAATTTTCTCGTTTGACAGTCAATCCTGCCTGGTGTAAATCTTTAGCGGCGATCGCCTCAAGATGATCCTGAAGTTCTAGTAATGCTGCCATGGTTTCAGTGGTAGAGCAGGGTGCGAGTGTGGCCATTTCCTGAGCGTTATTGAGGGCTTCTGCACTGTCATTAACGACGACGATACCTTTGCCCAAAAACAGCATGCCCATATCTAGATGAAATTGACCGGGTTGCTCGACATAAACGATTTGTTCTGGGCTGCTAAGACGAAATTCTTCTACTAATAATGCCTTGAGGCGATCGCCTGTTATTTCCCTCAGATATGTAGTGGCATCAATCGCATCTTTGCCAATGAGAATCAGGGTTTGACCTTGGGCATCTTCCCCCACAATCATGTTGCCCCCCTCGATATAGGCAGAGATAAATTGCACCGTTTGCCCCCGTAATTTTGCTGCCGTCAGTTGCT comes from the [Limnothrix rosea] IAM M-220 genome and includes:
- a CDS encoding NAD(P)H-quinone oxidoreductase subunit 4 is translated as MDSLQIPWLTAAIALPLIAAFAIPFIPDKDGKTVRWYTLSVALTDFMLLITAFWNNYSLQDTDFQLTEKLAWIPQLGLNWSLGVDGLSMPLIVLATLITTLAILASWNVTKKPKLFAFLMLVLLSAQIGVFAVQDVLLFFIMWELELVPVYLLISIWGGKKRLYAATKFILYTAFGSVFILAAALALAFYGDNVTFDMQELGMKDYPVLVETLAYVGFLIGFGLKLPIFPLHTWLPDAHSEASAPVSMILAGVLLKMGGYGLIRFNMEMLPDAHIKFAPLLIILGIVNIVYGALTAFGQTNLKRRLASSSISHMGFVLIGIASFTDLGMNGAVLQMLSHGFIAAALFFLSGVTYERTHTLMMDEMNGIGKLMPKTFAMFTAAAMASLALPGMSGFVSELTIFLGLSESDAYSSGFKVIAVFLTAVGVILTPIYLLSMLREIFYGDRPEELKATPAQADAKPREVFIAVCLIAPIIAIGLYPKLATRTYDTKVVEVASKVRSALPVYAEKATENQGLQAANNVFESMHTPALIAPSLPNS